A stretch of Scheffersomyces stipitis CBS 6054 chromosome 2, complete sequence DNA encodes these proteins:
- a CDS encoding predicted protein (go_funtion oxidoreductase activity~go_process metabolism) yields the protein MSLLSFKDKVVIITGAGGGLGKQYSLEFAKRGAKVVVNDLGGSLSGQGGNSKAADVVVDEIRKAGGIAVADYNNVLDGDKIVETAVKNFGTVHVVINNAGILRDASFKKMQEKDFQLVLDVHLNGAFKVTQAAWPYFRKQNYGRIVNTASPAGLYGNFGQTNYSAAKAGLLGFAETLAKEGGKYNILANTIAPLARSRMTESIMPPSILEKMSPEKVAPIVLYLASQNNEITGQTFEIAAGFYSQIRWERSGGVLFKPDQSFTAESVAKRFDEILNFDDSKKPELLKNQHPNLLNDYLSLTEAARALPPNDNSGAPTVSLKGRVVLITGAGAGLGKEYAKWYARYGAKVVVNDFKDASKTVEEIKAAGGEAHVDHHDVATQAEAIIKNVIDKYGTIDILVNNAGILRDRSFAKMSYDEWIQVQKVHLLGTFNLTRLAWPYFSEKKFGRVINITSTSGIYGNFGQANYSSAKAAILGLTKTIAIEGAKSNIKVNVVAPHAETAMTLTIFREEDKNLYHPDAVAPLLVYLASEDVPVTGEIFEIGGGWIGNTRWQRSKGVVAKTDADVTAEFVNAHIEEIIDFESGSTNPKSTTESSMEILSAIGGDDDEDEDEEEEEDEDDDDDIVDPVWHYNDRDVILYNIALGATAKELKYVYENDADFQVIPTFGHLATFNSGQSQLTFARLLKNFNPMLLLHGEHYIKLHKFPVPVEASIKTTFQPINITQKGTNTVVVHGSKSTDATTGEVVFENEATFFIRKCEGKNKTYAERRKFATLPFTAPTSAPDFVTEIKISEDKASLYRLTGDRNPLHIDPNFAKGAKFDRPILHGMATYGLSAKVLLDKFGPFDEIKARFTGIVFPGETLKVLAWKQGDVVIFQSHVVERGTIAINNAAIKLINNTANL from the coding sequence ATGTCTCTATTATCCTTTAAAGACAAGGTCGTGATCATCACCGGTGCCGGTGGTGGTTTGGGTAAGCAATACTCGTTAGAATTCGCAAAGAGAGGCGCCAAGGTTGTTGTCAACGACTTGGGTGGTTCTCTTAGCGGTCAGGGAGGAAACTCTAAGGCTGCTGATGTCGTTGTTGACGAAATCAGAAAGGCTGGAGGTATTGCTGTGGCCGACTACAACAATGTGCTTGATGGTGacaagattgttgaaaccgctgtcaagaactttggTACCGTCCACGTTGTCATTAACAACGCCGGTATCTTGAGAGACGCctcgttcaagaagatgcAAGAGAAGgacttccaacttgtccTTGATGTCCATCTCAATGGTGCCTTCAAGGTGACCCAGGCTGCTTGGCCATACTTCAGAAAGCAGAACTACGGTAGAATCGTCAACACTGCTTCCCCAGCTGGTTTGTACGGTAACTTTGGCCAAACCAACTACTCTGCTGCCAAGGCTGGTTTACTTGGTTTCGCTGAGACATTGGCTAAGGAAGGTGGCAAGTACAACATTCTTGCCAACACCATTGCTCCATTGGCCCGTTCAAGAATGACCGAATCTATCATGCCTCCATCtatcttggaaaagatgaGTCCAGAAAAGGTCGCTCCTATTGTGCTCTACTTGGCTTCCCAGAACAACGAGATTACTGGACaaacttttgaaattgctgCTGGCTTTTACTCTCAAATTAGATGGGAAAGATCTGGTGGTGTTCTCTTCAAGCCAGACCAATCTTTTACTGCCGAATCTGTGGCTAAGAGATTTGAcgaaatcttgaactttGATGATTCCAAGAAGCCAGAGCTCTTAAAGAATCAACACCCtaacttgttgaacgatTACCTCAGTTTGACGGAAGCTGCTAGAGCATTGCCTCCTAATGATAACAGCGGAGCTCCTACCGTTTCATTGAAGGGTAGAGTCGTATTGATCACAGGTGCCGGTGCCGGTTTGGGCAAAGAGTATGCCAAGTGGTACGCCAGGTACGGTGCCAAGGTCGTGGTTAATGACTTTAAAGACGCTTCCAAGACTGTGGAAGAGATTAAGGCTGCTGGTGGTGAAGCCCATGTAGACCACCATGATGTTGCTACCCAGGCCGAGGCTATCATCAAGAATGTCATTGACAAATACGGAACCATTGACATCTTGGTTAACAACGCTGGTATATTGAGAGACAGATCTTTCGCCAAGATGAGCTACGATGAATGGATTCAAGTTCAGAAGGTCCACTTGTTAGGTactttcaacttgactAGATTGGCCTGGCCATACTTCTCTGAGAAGAAGTTCGGTAGAGTCATCAACATCACCTCTACCTCTGGTATCTATGGTAACTTCGGACAAGCAAACTACTCTTCGGCCAAGGCTGCTATCTTGGGTTTGACAAAAACCATTGCCATCGAAGGTGCCAAGTCCAACATTAAGGTTAACGTTGTTGCTCCTCATGCTGAAACTGCTATGACCTTGACTATTttcagagaagaagacaagaactTGTACCACCCAGATGCTGTCGCTCCTTTGTTGGTCTATTTGGCTAGTGAAGATGTTCCAGTTACCGGTgaaatctttgaaatcGGTGGAGGCTGGATCGGTAACACCAGATGGCAGAGATCTAAGGGTGTTGTAGCTAAAACTGATGCAGACGTGACTGCTGAATTCGTCAATGCTcacattgaagaaatcatcgacTTCGAATCGGGCTCCACCAACCCAAAGAGCACCACCGAGTCTTCTATGGAGATCTTGTCTGCTATTGGTGGcgacgacgatgaagatgaagatgaggaagaagaagaagatgaggacgatgacgatgacaTTGTGGACCCTGTCTGGCACTACAATGACAGAGACGTCATTCTCTATAACATCGCGCTTGGTGCAACTGCTAAAGAGTTGAAGTACGTCTACGAAAACGACGCCGACTTCCAGGTCATTCCAACCTTTGGTCACTTGGCTACGTTCAATTCTGGCCAATCTCAGCTTACGTTCGcaagattgttgaagaatttcaacCCTATGCTTTTGTTGCATGGTGAACACTACATCAAGCTTCATAAGTTCCCTGTCCCAGTTGAAGCTTCCATCAAGACTACCTTCCAACCTATCAACATTACCCAGAAGGGCACCAACACCGTCGTTGTACATGGTTCTAAGTCTACTGATGCCACCACCGGTGAAGTTGTGTTTGAAAACGAGGCCACATTCTTTATCAGAAAGTGTGAAGGTAAGAATAAGACCTATGCTGAAAGACGTAAATTTGCAACTCTTCCTTTCACTGCTCCAACCTCTGCTCCTGACTTTGTCACTGAAATTAAGATCTCAGAAGACAAGGCATCTTTGTACAGATTGACAGGTGACAGAAACCCATTGCACATTGACCCTAACTTTGCCAAGGGTGCCAAGTTCGACAGACCTATTTTGCACGGTATGGCTACCTACGGTTTGTCTGCAAAGGTtttgttggacaagtttgGTCCttttgatgaaatcaaggCAAGATTTACTGGAATTGTTTTCCCTGGTGAAACTTTGAAGGTTTTGGCATGGAAGCAAGGTGATGTGGTTATTTTCCAATCTCACGTTGTCGAAAGAGGTACCATCGCTATCAACAACGCTGCTATCAAGTTAATCAACAATACTGCCAACCTTTAG
- a CDS encoding predicted protein codes for ELVSPLFNRKPFKNLSNLMLPNMKKKLISSTKSFTRSMTAVTKSSQSFFLGSNSTSGVIDASQNENSDAEDIPISPTQSRNRSIRRIHSMCQTTKEKECYKMEDNSHLKNTTISTFSVTNDLLPRIDEDELYKIVNGQYNHFFDEFIIVDCRFNYEYEGGHIVDAINISTKQGLESKFMESDEFSDKFKKRLVVFHCEFSVFRGPTMASHLRRVDRRVNSDRYPYLKYPDIVVLEGGYNSFFSKYEQSCFPRGYVKMKDVNHEKNCENEMHRVRQESKLPRAKSIQFDNEPSDPSLPEFYHMRSHSYTTTSGEKILKRQRSNSKVKTLALPSSSSGLRLARASTFSYDQSIFATPNDSSSPVSSNHGFQSSSSIFVDQDFQPPSTSFRSGGHRKSCSTNLSSSSASISSSLSSICSSDAAFSSVESLPDSFSSPVVEYNEFFDIKSSNLTNYMRRMSTASTPASSTSSTNSSSINNSINTNNTNKTNTNSNATINATKTAAKKPSGSVPALPIKASLSSTNIIIHQNTVNVPITAFKFPSNIKPKNNSRHSLNRLSTGCSVSTSKAITTTPLLLHSSPVISSPLSTATPVSTIDSNAQHTSSIIDPINDTPVDFSVPFFSKTIGGRHINHVRKRSGSLLLSAGGLYNVSSDIDEVDEEQDDLNRSRSK; via the exons CAATTCTACTAGCGGCGTTATAGACGCG AGCCAAAACGAAAACTCCGATGCTGAAGACATCCCCATTTCTCCTACCCAGCTGAGAAACAGGTCAATTAGAAGAATCCACTCCATGTGCCAAACCACAAAAGAGAAGGAGTGCTACAAGATGGAAGACAACTcccatttgaaaaatacaacCATCAGTACTTTCTCAGTGACAAACGACTTGCTTCCTagaattgatgaagacgaattgTACAAAATCGTAAATGGCCAATACAACCATTTCTTTGATGAGTTCATCATTGTAGACTGTCGCTTCAACTACGAGTACGAAGGTGGCCACATCGTAGACGCCATCAACATTTCCACTAAACAGGGCTTGGAAAGCAAGTTCATGGAGTCTGATGAGTTTAGcgacaagttcaagaaaagacTTGTAGTGTTCCATTGTGAATTCAGCGTCTTTCGTGGTCCCACAATGGCCAGCCACTTAAGACGTGTAGATAGGCGCGTCAATAGCGATCGGTATCCCTACTTGAAGTACCCTGATATTGTGGTTCTAGAAGGCGGGTACAATCtgttcttctccaaataTGAACAAAGTTGTTTTCCTCGTGGTTATGTCAAGATGAAAGACGTTAACCACGAAAAGAATTGCGAAAACGAGATGCACAGAGTCAGACAGGAGAGCAAGCTTCCACGAGCTAAGTCAATCCAGTTTGACAACGAGCCCTCGGATCCTTCTTTGCCTGAATTCTACCATATGAGGTCTCATTCGTATACAACCACTAGTGGagagaagatcttgaaacGGCAAAGATCCAATTCAAAAGTTAAGACTCTTGCCCTTCCTAGTTCCAGCAGTGGACTAAGGTTAGCTAGAGCTTCCACTTTTTCGTACGACCAATCGATCTTTGCTACTCCTAACGATCTGTCTTCACCTGTTTCCTCTAACCATGGCTTTCAGTCGTCTCTGTCAATCTTTGTAGACCAAGATTTCCAGCCTCCTTCGACGTCGTTCAGATCTGGAGGGCACAGAAAGTCATGTTCTACTAATctttcgtcttcttcagcttctatTAGCTCATCATTATCGTcgatttgttcttctgaCGCTGCCTTCTCTTCTGTGGAGTCGCTTCCAGACTCTTTTTCCTCGCCTGTGGTTGAATACAATGAGTTCTTTGAtatcaagtcttccaacttAACCAATTACATGAGAAGAATGAGCACGGCTTCGACGCCTGCTTCGTCCACCTCTTCTACTAATTCTTCCAGCATTAATAATAGcatcaacaccaacaacaccaacaaaaCCAACACAAACTCTAACGCAACCATCAATGCTACTAAGACAGCAGCCAAAAAGCCCAGTGGTTCGGTTCCTGCATTGCCTATCAAAGCATCTCTCTCCAGCACTAATATCATCATTCATCAGAACACTGTCAATGTTCCCATTACAGCATTCAAGTTCCCTAGTAACATCAAACCAAAAAACAACTCCCGTCACAGTCTCAATAGACTCTCAACAGGCTGTAGCGTCTCTACCAGCAAGGCCATCACCACAACTCCCTTATTATTGCATTCGTCTCCTGTCATCAGCTCACCACTATCTACGGCTACGCCTGTTTCAACAATCGACTCCAATGCGCAACATACCTCATCCATCATTGACCCCATCAATGATACGCCCGTAGATTTCTCGGTGcctttcttctccaaaacAATTGGAGGAAGACACATAAATCACGTCAGAAAAAGATCAGGATCTTTGCTTTTGTCTGCTGGAGGACTCTACAATGTCTCTTCAGATatagatgaagttgacgaagaaCAGGACGATTTAAATCGTTCACGTTCGAAA
- a CDS encoding predicted protein — MVTILVHKFAARGLPHLKYSLLVKTINASGMLVVLMLVAMLFCRYMDQTKSKCFHGVILNCDSNSQLDLEAQIESHEASFDVAVTVAHSTGSNASGAHSVPVPRVSHPKRSQQVAIVELRTQALRLNYPPQMERYLSNKRLYDGLIRYKRRSNRVEVLPSIPECTPIRRSLFG, encoded by the coding sequence ATGGTCACTATACTTGTTCACAAATTTGCTGCTAGAGGCTTGCCTCATCTCAAATACTCGCTCTTGGTCAAGACCATCAATGCCTCGGGCATGTTGGTTGTGCTCATGTTGGTTGCTATGTTGTTCTGTCGCTATATGGATCAGACTAAGAGCAAATGCTTTCATGGCGTAATACTCAACTGTGACTCCAATTCACAATTGGACTTGGAAGCCCAGATTGAGAGCCACGAAGCCTCATTTGACGTTGCTGTTACTGTAGCTCATTCTACGGGCTCCAACGCTTCTGGAGCTCATTCTGTTCCGGTGCCTCGTGTTTCGCACCCAAAGCGTTCGCAACAGGTTGCGATAGTTGAGCTCAGAACTCAAGCCTTGCGTTTGAACTATCCACCTCAGATGGAACGGTATCTCAGCAACAAGAGGCTCTACGATGGGCTCATCAGATACAAAAGACGCTCCAACCGTGTCGAGGTGCTTCCCTCCATTCCAGAGTGTACTCCGATACGCCGGTCTTTATTCGGTTAG
- a CDS encoding predicted protein: MRFRMLPRSLKRHVREALHLPKRRTSFNLEDYFPSTEDTIASTAPTTSTFSTDTAMTITSIFNLERDIHQSQLNNKAESTVDTCNSGCSNCRLNHIERSVPADHSFKDDKCDKPNHSSGVGLDAYPLPENVPRYEFDFNHVFDRCLKEIQDVMKHFNDSSHEVSSEPGATEILNRVAIPYGRYHIDGRLQRKERDTILVSDSDSKFRAEATNPRNSYVAYVLNVNHAFDHLFNEFKELTEVVGKYICESVSETVVQSDTQFETKPTSQEEATYPVYDSVGSIVCQFELTNTDGDNSTSTIASTTADTFSIPTNFFKEEVDDSTIPTDPVPWKVDVLPTKTMQKQTQSQFGQESDVQSTSNPISNPISTKENTETTPEMKSTTVKNNILSWMPRAKLHWRQQTQASTHASQNYKEEFKKLEALIKEQHELLYDEKLDTATRKLIQKKILEYVERKEELQQKLNSP, encoded by the coding sequence ATGCGTTTCCGAATGCTTCCCCGTTCCCTAAAAAGACATGTAAGAGAAGCTCTTCATTTGccgaaaagaagaacttcttttAATCTAGAAGATTACTTTCCCTCTACGGAAGATACAATTGCATCTACTGCACCAACTACATCCACTTTTTCTACCGATACTGCTATGACTATtacttctatttttaatctTGAAAGAGATATCCATCAATCACAGTTGAACAATAAAGCTGAATCAACTGTAGACACTTGTAATTCAGGATGTTCGAATTGTAGACTTAATCATATCGAACGTCTGGTTCCCGCTGATCATTCATTCAAAGACGACAAATGTGATAAACCAAATCATTCGCTGGGGGTAGGTCTTGATGCATATCCCCTTCCGGAAAACGTTCCTCGTTACgaatttgatttcaatCATGTCTTCGACAGGTGCCTAAAAGAAATCCAGGACGTCATGAAACACTTCAATGATTCTTCACATGAGGTGTCTTCTGAGCCAGGTGCTACTGAAATTTTGAATAGAGTTGCTATTCCTTATGGTAGATACCATATTGATGGGAGACTTCAAcggaaagaaagagataCAATTTTAGTgtcagattcagattcaaaGTTCAGAGCCGAAGCAACTAATCCAAGAAATAGTTATGTAGCATACGTGCTTAATGTCAACCACGCTTTCGATCATCTTTTTAATGAATTTAAAGAACTTACTGAAGTAGTTGGAAAATACATTTGTGAACTGGTTTCTGAGACTGTTGTTCAGTCTGATACTCAGTTTGAGACTAAACCTACaagccaagaagaagctacTTATCCTGTTTACGATAGTGTTGGTAGCATTGTATGTCAATTTGAACTTACGAATACAGATGGTGATAACAGCACCTCTACTATAGCACTGACTACAGCAGATACTTTCTCTATTCCcacaaacttcttcaaagaagaagtagatgattcCACTATTCCAACAGACCCAGTTCCTTGGAAAGTAGACGTCCTTCCAACGAAGACCATGCAAAAACAAACACAAAGTCAGTTTGGGCAAGAAAGCGATGTACAATCCACTTCTAATCCTATTTCTAATCCTATTTCTACTAAGGAAAACACAGAGACTACACCCgaaatgaaatctacaaCAGTCAAAAATAATATCCTTTCATGGATGCCGAGGGCTAAACTACACTGGAGGCAACAAACCCAGGCTTCTACTCATGCTCTGCAGAActacaaagaagagttcaagaagcttGAAGCTCTCATTAAAGAGCAGCACGAGCTTCTCTATGACGAGAAGCTAGACACTGCAACACGAAAAttgattcagaagaagatcctTGAATATGTTGAAAGGAAGGAGGAACTCCAGCAGAAACTCAATTCTCCCTGA